DNA from Candidatus Eisenbacteria bacterium:
GGTGAAGATGCCATTTCCATGCACGATTCCGACTTCCATTGCTTCCGCCACCGTCCGCACAAATCAACCATTCTTTCGCATCTCTATAGTACCGTTTGCCAACAAGCCGCCACCAGCGCCTGAGGCTCTCCACTGCAAACTCAGCGGTATCATGATCCATCCCTATATTCACGAATCCATGATTGCGTTTTACATCATATACTCCATATGGAATCGCTGATCCTTCTCCAAGATCTGGGAAATCATACATATTGACTTCAACC
Protein-coding regions in this window:
- a CDS encoding ISAzo13 family transposase; protein product: VEVNMYDFPDLGEGSAIPYGVYDVKRNHGFVNIGMDHDTAEFAVESLRRWWRLVGKRYYRDAKEWLICADGGGSNGSRNRAWKWHLHRLVDDIGKPATVCHYPPGTSKWNKIEHRLFSFISLTWKGQPLVSYETVVNLIGNTTTNTGLKVKATLDSSQYEKGVKVSDEEM